A genome region from Sphingobacteriaceae bacterium GW460-11-11-14-LB5 includes the following:
- a CDS encoding ABC transporter permease has protein sequence MNFTNFGRYILLLKSVFRKPEKLKIYLKEIAKQMDYVGVGSLGLIAIISTFIGAVMTLQIAFQLVSDFIPKTIIGSVNRDSSILELSPTISAIVLAGKIGSAISSEIGSMRVTEQIDALEIMGINAPGYLILPKIISGITMVPMLVIISMFLSITGGYIGGSISGAVTPAEYIQGITTDFNPYTITVALVKAFVFGFIITSVPAYEGFYVRGGALEVSQASTRAVVISCISILVCDYLVTQLLL, from the coding sequence ATGAATTTTACCAATTTCGGCAGATACATCCTGCTACTCAAGTCTGTATTCAGAAAGCCGGAAAAACTGAAAATATACCTGAAAGAAATCGCCAAACAAATGGATTATGTTGGTGTAGGCTCTTTAGGTTTAATTGCGATTATCTCTACTTTTATCGGTGCGGTAATGACTTTACAAATTGCTTTCCAGCTGGTTAGCGATTTTATTCCAAAAACAATTATTGGTTCTGTAAACCGCGACTCCAGTATATTGGAGTTAAGCCCAACCATTAGTGCAATTGTACTGGCAGGAAAAATCGGATCGGCCATTTCATCAGAAATTGGTTCAATGCGTGTTACGGAGCAGATTGATGCCTTAGAAATTATGGGTATAAATGCCCCTGGATACCTCATCCTCCCTAAAATTATTTCAGGCATAACCATGGTACCCATGTTGGTTATCATTTCTATGTTCTTAAGTATTACCGGTGGATATATTGGCGGTTCTATTTCTGGTGCTGTTACCCCGGCTGAATATATTCAAGGTATAACCACTGATTTTAACCCTTATACCATTACCGTGGCTTTGGTGAAGGCATTTGTATTTGGTTTCATTATTACCTCAGTTCCGGCTTACGAAGGTTTTTATGTTCGTGGTGGTGCTTTAGAAGTTTCGCAGGCCAGTACCAGAGCAGTTGTAATTAGCTGTATCTCTATTCTTGTTTGCGATTATTTAGTTACTCAACTTTTATTGTAA
- a CDS encoding oxidoreductase: MIQLLAPTHWKDYELIDCGDFEKLERFGNVTLIRPEPQAVWKKTYSEQDWKKAANITFRGRSATSGEWVKKNQSIPDRWHVEYKNNEVGIKLRLGLTSFKHVGVFPEQAVNWDFISASIKKFKTPQPKVLNLFAYTGAASLIANAAGAETTHVDSIKQVVTWANENQELSGLKDTRWMVEDALKFVKKELKRGKKYNGIILDPPAYGHGPNGEKWKLEDHIQEMMQDVVQLLDEKEHFLILNTYSLGFSSVIVENLIRTSFPSVKNLETGELFLQATSGIKLPLGVFGKFCNV; encoded by the coding sequence ATGATACAATTACTTGCCCCAACCCACTGGAAAGATTATGAACTGATAGATTGCGGGGATTTTGAAAAATTAGAACGTTTTGGAAATGTAACCCTTATCCGTCCTGAACCTCAGGCCGTATGGAAAAAAACATACTCCGAACAGGATTGGAAAAAAGCGGCCAATATTACTTTCAGGGGGCGTTCGGCTACTTCTGGTGAATGGGTTAAAAAAAATCAATCAATTCCAGATCGCTGGCATGTAGAATATAAAAACAACGAAGTGGGTATTAAACTCCGCTTAGGCTTAACCTCTTTCAAACATGTAGGCGTATTCCCTGAGCAGGCTGTAAACTGGGACTTTATTTCTGCTTCGATTAAAAAATTTAAAACGCCACAGCCTAAAGTTTTAAATCTATTTGCTTATACTGGTGCGGCATCACTAATTGCCAATGCGGCAGGTGCCGAAACTACTCACGTAGATTCGATTAAACAGGTGGTTACCTGGGCAAATGAAAACCAGGAACTTTCGGGATTGAAAGATACCCGGTGGATGGTAGAAGATGCTTTAAAATTTGTTAAAAAAGAGCTTAAAAGAGGCAAAAAATACAACGGAATCATATTAGACCCACCTGCTTACGGCCACGGGCCTAATGGCGAAAAGTGGAAACTCGAAGATCATATCCAGGAAATGATGCAGGATGTAGTACAACTGCTAGATGAAAAAGAACATTTCTTAATCTTAAATACTTACTCTTTAGGTTTTTCTTCGGTAATTGTAGAAAATTTAATCCGCACATCATTCCCATCTGTTAAAAACCTCGAAACAGGAGAACTGTTTCTACAGGCCACATCGGGCATTAAATTGCCTCTGGGTGTTTTTGGCAAATTCTGCAATGTGTAA
- a CDS encoding short-chain dehydrogenase, giving the protein MKAVITGATKGIGRAIAIKFAQNGYDLVLVARGLNELEKLKQELTPYGNAVFTQAADCSVKEEVYAFLNSTAINLDQVDVLVNNVGIFLPGSLLDEDDETFEKQQHLNTNAGYYISKFFGRKMRSAKRGHIFNICSVASKAPVKNGGSYSVTKAAMLSLNHVLRQELAPHNVKVTAFLPGSTKTSSWEGTTIPDEKFVQPEDIAETLFTILNLSKGVNVDEVLITPLDF; this is encoded by the coding sequence ATGAAAGCTGTAATAACCGGAGCAACTAAAGGAATTGGTAGAGCTATTGCGATTAAATTTGCCCAAAATGGATACGATTTAGTTTTGGTAGCAAGGGGTTTAAACGAACTTGAAAAGCTAAAACAAGAACTAACCCCTTATGGGAATGCTGTTTTTACTCAGGCAGCCGATTGTTCAGTTAAAGAAGAAGTGTATGCTTTTTTAAATTCTACAGCTATAAATTTAGATCAGGTAGATGTTTTAGTAAACAATGTGGGGATCTTTTTACCTGGCAGCCTGCTTGATGAGGATGACGAAACATTCGAAAAGCAACAACATTTAAATACGAATGCCGGTTATTACATCAGTAAATTTTTTGGCAGAAAAATGCGCTCAGCGAAGCGGGGCCATATATTCAACATCTGTTCGGTGGCCAGTAAAGCACCTGTAAAAAATGGAGGCAGTTATAGTGTAACAAAAGCAGCGATGTTAAGTCTTAATCATGTATTGCGGCAAGAGTTAGCACCTCACAATGTTAAAGTCACTGCTTTTTTGCCAGGCTCTACCAAAACTTCATCGTGGGAAGGAACAACAATTCCGGATGAAAAATTTGTACAGCCTGAAGATATTGCAGAAACTTTGTTTACCATTTTAAACTTAAGTAAAGGGGTAAATGTAGATGAGGTTTTGATTACTCCGCTTGATTTTTAA
- a CDS encoding ABC transporter ATP-binding protein, with amino-acid sequence MIEIKDIYKSFSGNDVLQGISGKFEEGVTNLIIGGSGSGKTTLLKCMVGLHQPDSGSVLYDGRDFTPMTYEQRIEVRKEIGMLFQGSALFDSMTVEENIMFPLNMFTDQSRKEKLERVDFCLERVNLAGKNKLFPAELSGGMKKRVGIARAISMNPKYLFCDEPNSGLDPKTSIVIDELIQEITEEYKTTTIVVTHDMNSVMGIGDYILFLHEGKKFWEGSNKEIAHTDIKELNDFVFASRFMKAAKDKF; translated from the coding sequence ATGATCGAAATTAAAGATATTTATAAATCGTTCTCCGGAAATGATGTATTACAAGGCATTTCCGGAAAGTTTGAAGAAGGTGTAACCAATTTAATTATCGGTGGTTCCGGATCAGGAAAAACAACTCTACTGAAATGTATGGTGGGTTTGCATCAGCCAGATTCGGGCTCGGTGTTATACGATGGCCGTGATTTTACACCCATGACCTACGAACAGCGTATTGAAGTGCGTAAAGAAATTGGCATGTTATTTCAAGGTTCTGCCTTGTTCGATAGTATGACAGTTGAAGAAAACATCATGTTTCCTCTAAATATGTTTACTGATCAAAGCAGAAAAGAAAAGCTTGAAAGAGTTGATTTTTGTTTAGAGCGCGTAAATCTTGCAGGTAAAAACAAATTGTTCCCGGCAGAATTATCGGGTGGAATGAAAAAACGTGTAGGTATTGCGCGTGCCATTTCGATGAACCCGAAGTATTTGTTCTGTGATGAGCCAAACTCGGGTTTAGATCCAAAAACTTCAATCGTAATTGATGAGTTGATCCAGGAAATTACAGAAGAATATAAAACCACAACTATCGTGGTAACGCATGATATGAACTCGGTAATGGGTATTGGCGATTATATTTTGTTCCTGCATGAAGGAAAGAAATTCTGGGAAGGCAGCAACAAGGAAATTGCACATACTGACATTAAAGAATTAAACGATTTCGTATTCGCCAGCCGCTTCATGAAAGCTGCAAAAGATAAATTTTAA